The sequence below is a genomic window from Candidatus Saganbacteria bacterium.
TTGATTCGAATAGTTGCAATTCCATAATTATTTTGCTATAATATTCAAGTTATGAAAGAGGGAATCCACCCGAAATACTTCAAGACTAAAGCGAGCTGCGCTTGCGGCGCCGAATACGAAATAGGCTCAACAAAAGAGAATATCCGCGTCGACATCTGCTCTGCCTGCCACCCACTTTTCACGGGAAAGCAGAAGCTCCTTGATACTGAAGGCCGCGTCCAGAAGTTCACCAAGAAATATGCCGGCGTCAAAGTCGTTAAAAAAGCTCCGCAAAAAAAACGCGTTGCAAAAGCAAGGTCCAAAGCCGCCGCAAAAAAATCCACAGCGAAAAAGTAACATCCCCCAATGTTTATCGACAAACTTTCTAAAATAGAAGAAAGATACGAAGAGATATTATCCGCTTTATCAAAAAAAGAAATAATAGGGAGCCAAAAGCTCTTCCAGCAATTAGGGAAAGAATTATCGGAGATCGACCCGATCGTTAAAGCCTATCGCAAATATAAAGACATTGATAAACATATCGAAGAGACAAAGACCATGCTCCCGGATCCCGAAATGTCCGAACTAGCAAACACCGAGCTTCGAAACCTTGAAGAAAAAAAACAAAAGCTAAAAGAAGCTCTCGAGTTTTTACTTGTCCCAACCGACCCTCTAGACGAAAAGAACATCATCGTTGAGATCCGGGGCGGGACAGGAGGAGATGAAGCCGCGCTTTTTGCGGGAGATCTTCTTCGGATGTACCTGCGGTACGCCGAAAAAAAGGGCTGGAAAACAGAAGTGATCGATTCAAACCCGACCGGCCTTGGCGGATACAAGGAAGCTATTTTCTCGGTCATTGGCCGCGG
It includes:
- the rpmE gene encoding 50S ribosomal protein L31, translated to MKEGIHPKYFKTKASCACGAEYEIGSTKENIRVDICSACHPLFTGKQKLLDTEGRVQKFTKKYAGVKVVKKAPQKKRVAKARSKAAAKKSTAKK